CCTAGTTCTGTGAATAACTTGAACATTCAAATTAGTGCTGTGTCCATGCGCTCTTCAGAGACTGATGATGTTTCAGAATTTTTAGATGACTTCAGTGAAAGGAGATTAAGTTCTAGGCATGGACAGAAGAATGCAGTTTCTGAAAAACTTAACCACTCTACAGAGAGTTATGGAAACATGTTAGCTTCTCTTTCCAGACTTGCTGCACATTCATGGGCATCACAGTGCAAGACAGTTAGAGATGTGAACAAAACACTTCAGGAAAATAAACACGCATGTCATACTTCAATTTCCAACAGTTGTGTCGAACCTTTGattaaatttttgaaggatgcacatgaattaaatgatgtaaaagaacagaaaaatgGAGCTGAGGTGCTGTTGGCGATTTTGAGAAATAACAGGTGATAATTCTTTTGCATGgatagtttttttcttcttttctgcaGATTATAGCTTTAATTATGATCCTTTATGGTCTCAAGGCATGAGGCTTTCCAGTTTTTcttgaaatgagaaaaatttgaaacagATTAACATAGGATTGAAGATTATAAGGCATGCTACAAACATATGGTTTCACATCAACCAAAAGAGCCATAATGATTAGATCAAAATAATATAACCTActctagaaaatatatatatatatatcattttttgggGGCTTAAACTTTTAGGTAGGTAACTGGGAACTTATATGAAAGATATTCCATGGACTTCCCAAACAGTTGTAGAAAGTACTAAATAGTAAATGAATTGCTAGTATATACAGGCAAAACATTTTTTCATCCTCTTAACTCTATTTCTGCTCCCACCCTTTGGTGGTGGTTGCTGTGAGCATGAACCTATTTGTTCTTCTTTCTATTGCTTGGTATATTTTGGTGCAAGAGAAATTACTAGATCCTATGCTGATCAACTTTCTGCTGTTTCATGCAGCAGTGAAATGCTACTGTTTGATAAAGATGGGATTTATGTGTTGGCATCGTATATTGAAACAGAAATCACTGGAGAAGTCCTTGGTATCATAGAGGTTTTGTCTTCCCATCCTGAATACAAGTCTATGATAGTGGCATCTGGTGTTCTTCCTTCCATTCTTAAAGTCCTTGATACCAAGACCAGGGACTTTCACAGTATTGCGATGAAGATACTGTGTAATTTGTCCTGCAATTGTGATATTGGATACCATATAGTGTATTTGGACTGCATTCCAAAGCTGATTCAGTTATTGGGTGATCCAGATCTGGCACGGTTTTGCATTGAGATCATTAAAAACCTATGCAGTATAGAGGAGGTTAGGTTTGCAGTAGCTGAGACCAGCTCATGCATCAGTGACATTTCCCAAATACTTGAAACTGGAACAAAGGAGGAACAAGAACATGCTGCAGGTATTCTTCTTTTTGTATGTCGTGAGCATCCTGACTTCTGTCAACTGATCATGAGTGACACCATCATACTATCTTTGGTCCATTTGTCTCTCAATGGGAATTCCAGAGGTCAAAAAATTGCCTCTGAATTGCTCCACCTCTTGGAAAATGTCAAGGTTGATCCTCCAGAATGTTCAATTTCCGAAACCGATCTGTCCCAGCTCGACATCTCAAGCTCCTCCAGCAGCCAGTATGAAGATAAGAAAC
This is a stretch of genomic DNA from Carya illinoinensis cultivar Pawnee chromosome 15, C.illinoinensisPawnee_v1, whole genome shotgun sequence. It encodes these proteins:
- the LOC122296396 gene encoding U-box domain-containing protein 5-like isoform X3; protein product: MENNGAEVVELRYYCTIKVHRLMCLELKKFIDRISEIVPAIESSRPRCTSGIKALCTLKIAMDKAKLLIQHCSESSKLYLISGIAHDLKRAKFPLEPSEEEAGKVILGLLRQAIPVSNSVNDLELEAVQLAALTLKLTSPSAVLIEKRSIKRLHDKATDEDPKKKILKWFFYLLRKYGKTIGRYQDDDSHMQCDETRANDFGTPEPPQEFKCPISMQVMHDPMIIASGKTFERFWIEQWFNEGNQTCPITHMELDNLLMTPNSILKELISVWSSQQGITIPDPYLEPNISSIFSLDSSFSSSIASFPSSVNNLNIQISAVSMRSSETDDVSEFLDDFSERRLSSRHGQKNAVSEKLNHSTESYGNMLASLSRLAAHSWASQCKTVRDVNKTLQENKHACHTSISNSCVEPLIKFLKDAHELNDVKEQKNGAEVLLAILRNNSSEMLLFDKDGIYVLASYIETEITGEVLGIIEVLSSHPEYKSMIVASGVLPSILKVLDTKTRDFHSIAMKILCNLSCNCDIGYHIVYLDCIPKLIQLLGDPDLARFCIEIIKNLCSIEEVRFAVAETSSCISDISQILETGTKEEQEHAAGILLFVCREHPDFCQLIMSDTIILSLVHLSLNGNSRGQKIASELLHLLENVKVDPPECSISETDLSQLDISSSSSSQYEDKKPSYRAFRFFGKILSLYSKPSS
- the LOC122296396 gene encoding U-box domain-containing protein 5-like isoform X1 encodes the protein MENNGAEVVELRYYCTIKVHRLMCLELKKFIDRISEIVPAIESSRPRCTSGIKALCTLKIAMDKAKLLIQHCSESSKLYLAITTERIVYRCEKIRKTLEVSLSQIQTMVPLLLAGKISGIAHDLKRAKFPLEPSEEEAGKVILGLLRQAIPVSNSVNDLELEAVQLAALTLKLTSPSAVLIEKRSIKRLHDKATDEDPKKKILKWFFYLLRKYGKTIGRYQDDDSHMQCDETRANDFGTPEPPQEFKCPISMQVMHDPMIIASGKTFERFWIEQWFNEGNQTCPITHMELDNLLMTPNSILKELISVWSSQQGITIPDPYLEPNISSIFSLDSSFSSSIASFPSSVNNLNIQISAVSMRSSETDDVSEFLDDFSERRLSSRHGQKNAVSEKLNHSTESYGNMLASLSRLAAHSWASQCKTVRDVNKTLQENKHACHTSISNSCVEPLIKFLKDAHELNDVKEQKNGAEVLLAILRNNSSEMLLFDKDGIYVLASYIETEITGEVLGIIEVLSSHPEYKSMIVASGVLPSILKVLDTKTRDFHSIAMKILCNLSCNCDIGYHIVYLDCIPKLIQLLGDPDLARFCIEIIKNLCSIEEVRFAVAETSSCISDISQILETGTKEEQEHAAGILLFVCREHPDFCQLIMSDTIILSLVHLSLNGNSRGQKIASELLHLLENVKVDPPECSISETDLSQLDISSSSSSQYEDKKPSYRAFRFFGKILSLYSKPSS
- the LOC122296396 gene encoding U-box domain-containing protein 5-like isoform X2; its protein translation is MENNGAEVVELRYYCTIKVHRLMCLELKKFIDRISEIVPAIESSRPRCTSGIKALCTLKIAMDKAKLLIQHCSESSKLYLAITTERIVYRCEKIRKTLEVSLSQIQTMVPLLLAGKISGIAHDLKRAKFPLEPSEEEAGKVILGLLRQAIPVSNSVNDLELEAVQLAALTLKLTSPSAVLIEKRSIKRLHDKATDEDPKKKILKWFFYLLRKYGKTIGRYQDDDSHMQCDETRANDFGTPEPPQEFKCPISMQVMHDPMIIASGKTFERFWIEQWFNEGNQTCPITHMELDNLLMTPNSILKELISVWSSQQGITIPDPYLEPNISSIFSLDSSFSSSIASFPSSVNNLNIQISAVSMRSSETDDVSEFLDDFSERRLSSRHGQKNAVSEKLNHSTESYGNMLASLSRLAAHSWASQCKTVRDVNKTLQENKHACHTSISNSCVEPLIKFLKDAHELNDVKEQKNGAEVLLAILRNNSEMLLFDKDGIYVLASYIETEITGEVLGIIEVLSSHPEYKSMIVASGVLPSILKVLDTKTRDFHSIAMKILCNLSCNCDIGYHIVYLDCIPKLIQLLGDPDLARFCIEIIKNLCSIEEVRFAVAETSSCISDISQILETGTKEEQEHAAGILLFVCREHPDFCQLIMSDTIILSLVHLSLNGNSRGQKIASELLHLLENVKVDPPECSISETDLSQLDISSSSSSQYEDKKPSYRAFRFFGKILSLYSKPSS